CTTTTGCTGTTGCTAAAGATGCGGGCTATAAAGTTGTCAGTCATATGATGCCCGATTTACCAAATGTTGGAATGGAAAGGGATATGGAACAATTTAAAGAATATTTTGAGAATCCAGATTTCAGAACAGAtggtttaaaaatttatcctACTTTAGTTATCAGAGGTACTGGTCTATATGAGTTATGGAAAAACGGTATGTACAAGAGTTATAATGCCAATGCTTTGATTGACTTAGTTGCTCGTATTATGGCTTTAGTTCCACCATGGACAAGAATTTATCGTGTTCAAAGGGATATTCCAATGCCCTTAGTTACAAGTGGTGTAGATAACGGGAACTTAAGAGAATTAGCTCTAGCTCGAATGAAAGATTTTGGAACTTCTTGTAGAGATGTTAGGACTAGAGAAGTTGGCATTCAAGAAGTTCATCACAAAATCGCACCTGATCAAATAGAATTAGTTAGAAGAGATTACTATGCTAATGGTGGATGGGAAACTTTCTTGTCTTACGAGGACCCACAAAAGGACATCCTAATCGGACTATTGAGATTGAGAAAGGcatccaaaaaatatacatatagaAAAGAGTTCACTCAATGTAGGACTTCCATAGTTAGAGAATTACACGTGTATGGTTCTGTTGTTCCAGTTCATAACAGAGATCCACGTAAATTCCAGCATCAAGGGTTCGGTACATTATTAATGGAAGAAGCTGAAAGAATTGCCCGTGAGGAACATGGTAGTTCTAAAATATCTGTTATTTCAGGTGTTGGAGTTAGGAACTATTATGCAAAACTAGGCTATACCTTGGATGGTCCATACATGtctaaaataatataacagAATGCAtgtgtaattttttatttgtttagttttttatatagttatattttatttacttgTGTAACTTTTAACCccatttatttaataagattatttatttactattatttaGTGAACTTATtcatttgttattatttaataagtATATTTGCATAGATTTTCCTTTTGTCAATGCTCTTTAAAGGAATTAAATagtataattatttttttgataataaaccGGAAGGaaagaaggaaagaaagaaaaaaaaaaagaaaaagaaaaaaaaagaaaaaaaaaatggctagcctaatttttaataattcccCTTATCAGCTTAAATAAAACCACCTAAAATCACCCCGTGGTTAGTTATTTCCTCATCGTTATAATTATTACATCTTCTTTTGTTCCAAGTTTATAATACataaatatgttttttgtttattttttttttgtattaaaattatacgAGATGGAATTATCGGGGTTTAAAAAGTGgcaattaattttttttttttttttttttttttttttttttgacacccccaaattattacaataattattaacaataataatattttccaaatatatttaaataaagaacTTCCATAAGAATTTTTTCGCTCTATCTTTTAAGTGCCCAATTAATCTGTGTTTTGTGTTACTTCTTCCAGTTTCCCTTCGATTTTACATATCTGTAAATCTATAGTGTTTTCAACTAATTACTGTAAACCAATTTTTCCCTCTCTCCCTTTGTCCACACTTCTCTATATTTGTTTCTTATACTCATTATCTCCTCCTTATTCTAAAGATCATATTGCCTTGTAATAAGTACGAAAATATTTCCCCAATGAATTTCACATACCTGCCTTTTTTAcgattatataataattatatttgtttggAGGGGATCAGTTAGTTATAATCTATCGgaaaaattacaataaATTACGAGACAGAATGATActagaaaaaatatgttttatGAGAAGGAATATCAATATATGCAATTCATAGAAAAACAATTGTTCAATTATTGAGTCCCAATCTGACACACAAGTGAGTAGTTAGACAAGAATTGTTTTTaagattaaaaagtttGTACTATAATATAACTGCAGGAAAGAATTACTATCTAATTGAATtgaataacaataatctGACTATTGATACATTACGTATATAAAATACTGCATTCAACAGTgttcattaataatacacTAACCTAagtgaaataaaaatgatatattatattttttttttttttttttttaaatcatttttatcattaaataCACATGAAcaaaaatcaacaaaataaagCGAATAATTTGGTACAGTTCTCTCGCAattaaacaacaaaataaaataaaataaataaggaGGACACTGCCAAAATAATgagtaaaaaatttttttaaaccgTACAACATGAAAAAACCAAAGGAAATATATGTAACAATCAGTtgaacgaaaaaaaaagcggAAATggttatttaattttctcataattaatttcatcCAAGATGGCCTTGGCACCACCAGCAACCAATTTTTTGGCTAATTTTTCTCCGCAATCCTTACATTTAGGGGCATAATCCTCATCACAATTAATTCTACACTCATGAAAAGCTTCGACATACTCCTTACCATCGCAACTGACAACACAACCTGCGATTTTCAATACCTGGCCATCGTAGTTGGTAGAAACACCCAATGGAACAGAACAACCTCCCTCTAAAGTTTTCATTAATGAGCGTTCGGCTAGACAACAGATCGTAGCATTTTTGTCGCAAATTTCATTcaagatttttttcattctggcatcattttttctaatttcaaTGCCCAAAGCACCTTGCCCAACGGCGTGATACATCAATGGGGCTTCCAATATACAGGTGATACGAGACTCTAATTTCAAGCGGACCAAACCAGCAGTGGCTAAAATTATGCACTCATAATTTTGCACAACATCATCTTCAATACAGCCGTTATCTAACTTATTTAATCTGGTTTGGATATTACCTCTAACgcttttaaaaatcaatttgGGATATTTTCTTCTCAATTGAGCAGTTCTTCTAATTGATGAAGTACCAACGACTGAACCATTAGGTAAATCGTCCAAGGTTTTGTAGGGTGAGTTCAGTTTCATAACAACACAATCGCTTGGGTCTTCACGTTTAGTGATACCACCTAACTCAAATAATTCAGGCAAATTAGTTGGCATATCTTTTAAGGAATGAACAATCAAATCCAAT
This Saccharomycodes ludwigii strain NBRC 1722 chromosome II, whole genome shotgun sequence DNA region includes the following protein-coding sequences:
- the HEM3 gene encoding hydroxymethylbilane synthase (similar to Saccharomyces cerevisiae YDL205C | HEM3 | HEMe biosynthesis), whose protein sequence is MTSEKEVHIGGRRSKLAVVQSEHVKSLIQQKLPNIKTLVLALQTYGDTIQTKPLYSFGGKALWTAELEDKLACNELDLIVHSLKDMPTNLPELFELGGITKREDPSDCVVMKLNSPYKTLDDLPNGSVVGTSSIRRTAQLRRKYPKLIFKSVRGNIQTRLNKLDNGCIEDDVVQNYECIILATAGLVRLKLESRITCILEAPLMYHAVGQGALGIEIRKNDARMKKILNEICDKNATICCLAERSLMKTLEGGCSVPLGVSTNYDGQVLKIAGCVVSCDGKEYVEAFHECRINCDEDYAPKCKDCGEKLAKKLVAGGAKAILDEINYEKIK